Proteins encoded together in one Lathyrus oleraceus cultivar Zhongwan6 chromosome 5, CAAS_Psat_ZW6_1.0, whole genome shotgun sequence window:
- the LOC127081198 gene encoding uncharacterized protein LOC127081198, translating into MSPPLQPLTISNLPSLPDLLLTALSVCFLFTSSRSHNTTTTTTTNCPFLSFPLNPRRFLKIPAMSQTATSSLSSSSHNKNNRRHNFASPQSLSEWLKPRLPSDSFATWGVKPGTKNVHNLWLELSQGETLLEDSNPPIRTVQVVTVRVIGKDGKVLVESHQELSDGRVRERGRPLSEKMKPNEEPEMAAVRGIKEELGSVIGEETEVCDIVTIDPNSYVMRVEERNSGSYPGLPGCYVLHSLNATVEGLPEGDFCTYEVDEYADSDDKKVAHEAVSVKKHYWKWVSADSIQP; encoded by the coding sequence ATGTCCCCACCTCTGCAACCACTAACAATATCTAATCTCCCTTCTTTACCAGATCTTTTACTAACTGCACTCTCCGTTTGCTTCCTTTTCACCTCCTCAAGATCCCATaacaccaccaccaccaccaccaccaacTGTCCCTTTCTCTCTTTCCCTCTTAACCCTCGCCGTTTCCTCAAAATTCCCGCTATGTCCCAAACTGCCACCTCATCGTTATCATCGTCCAGCCACAACAAGAATAACCGTCGCCATAATTTCGCATCTCCGCAATCTCTCTCCGAATGGCTCAAACCTCGTTTACCCTCCGATTCGTTTGCCACGTGGGGCGTTAAGCCTGGTACCAAGAACGTTCATAATCTCTGGCTTGAACTTTCCCAAGGAGAAACGTTACTCGAAGATTCGAATCCTCCGATTCGAACCGTTCAGGTTGTTACGGTTAGGGTTATTGGAAAAGACGGGAAAGTCCTTGTGGAATCGCATCAGGAATTGTCCGACGGTAGAGTGAGGGAACGGGGTAGGCCGTTGTCGGAGAAGATGAAGCCCAACGAGGAACCGGAAATGGCGGCTGTTAGGGGGATTAAGGAAGAGCTTGGTTCTGTGATCGGGGAAGAAACAGAGGTTTGTGATATAGTGACCATTGATCCGAATTCGTATGTGATGAGGGTGGAGGAGCGGAATTCAGGGTCGTATCCTGGTTTGCCTGGTTGCTATGTTTTGCACAGTTTGAATGCTACCGTGGAGGGTTTGCCGGAGGGTGATTTTTGCACGTATGAGGTGGATGAGTATGCTGATTCCGACGACAAGAAAGTTGCACACGAAGCTGTTTCTGTTAAGAAACATTATTGGAAATGGGTTAGTGCTGATTCTATTCAACCTTGA